One window of the Heliomicrobium gestii genome contains the following:
- a CDS encoding GNAT family N-acetyltransferase, whose product MTFLIRQALPTEGNLLTDISFLSKQYWNYPKEYFEVWKNELTITADYITENTVFVAEVDGKVVGYESVVEVKEDFRAGNVVVKKGFWLEHIFILPDYIGKGIGSKLITFIKELCREKRIPCLYIFADPYAKGFYDKIGAQYMGESPSSIAGRTVSLFTLWVVPQHSDI is encoded by the coding sequence ATGACATTTCTAATAAGACAGGCATTGCCAACAGAAGGCAATCTATTAACAGACATTTCCTTTTTATCTAAGCAATACTGGAATTATCCTAAGGAATACTTCGAGGTATGGAAAAACGAATTGACGATTACCGCAGATTACATTACCGAGAATACCGTCTTTGTCGCAGAGGTCGATGGGAAAGTCGTTGGCTACGAGTCAGTCGTTGAAGTTAAAGAAGACTTCCGGGCAGGAAATGTTGTGGTAAAAAAAGGATTTTGGTTAGAACACATTTTCATTTTGCCAGATTATATAGGAAAAGGGATTGGGTCAAAGCTGATCACTTTTATTAAAGAGCTTTGTAGGGAAAAGAGGATTCCTTGTTTATACATATTTGCCGATCCATATGCGAAGGGGTTTTATGACAAAATCGGGGCTCAATATATGGGGGAGTCGCCTTCAAGTATCGCAGGGCGTACTGTATCATTGTTCACGCTTTGGGTCGTTCCGCAACATTCCGATATTTGA
- a CDS encoding helix-turn-helix transcriptional regulator encodes MENRIQELRKAKQLTQEELANICNVSRQTIISLENGRYNPSIFLAYKIAKIFELSIEQVFIFEEE; translated from the coding sequence TTGGAAAATCGCATACAGGAGCTCCGTAAAGCGAAACAACTGACTCAAGAAGAACTGGCGAATATTTGCAATGTGAGCCGCCAAACAATAATTTCTCTTGAAAACGGGCGATATAATCCGTCGATTTTTCTCGCATATAAAATAGCGAAAATCTTTGAACTCTCCATAGAACAAGTTTTTATTTTTGAGGAGGAATGA
- a CDS encoding PH domain-containing protein, which yields MYYNSKHDYSWSFYSISGIVLVLLVEGVLEHNPITTIIGIIMALVYFWRVFSTGYYLKDTALTVKSGPFRKTIDYREISRIKKVRDVISFGYALSEERLEIVYGNHEDYVLISPNMEEDFLRELKKRCPQIAGWPVK from the coding sequence GTGTATTATAATTCAAAGCATGACTACTCTTGGTCGTTCTATAGTATTTCCGGGATTGTGCTTGTATTGTTAGTTGAAGGGGTGTTGGAACATAATCCGATTACGACTATAATTGGAATTATCATGGCGTTAGTTTACTTCTGGCGTGTTTTTAGTACCGGTTATTACTTAAAAGATACTGCATTAACGGTAAAGTCCGGCCCCTTTAGAAAAACAATTGATTACAGAGAAATATCAAGAATAAAAAAAGTCCGCGATGTCATATCGTTTGGATACGCACTTTCTGAGGAACGCTTAGAAATCGTTTATGGAAACCACGAAGATTACGTTCTAATTTCTCCTAATATGGAAGAAGACTTTTTGCGAGAGTTGAAAAAGCGATGCCCTCAGATTGCAGGTTGGCCGGTTAAGTGA
- the makC gene encoding alpha-pore-forming tripartite toxin MakABE regulator, with the protein MEVMERIMKSIDVLVIVDTQGALTSNDLHNNVYLVDTNKFFGSYQQGQPELVTNCYDTQTINWRVMSINPGNDVQINRFTGEMVNMQVCVPKKLGTVQDTFWQGIVQSRGALRRYQYSIELIFNGTKTLNFDPYINVRG; encoded by the coding sequence ATGGAAGTTATGGAAAGAATCATGAAATCCATTGATGTATTAGTAATCGTAGACACGCAAGGGGCGTTAACCTCGAATGACCTACATAATAACGTCTACTTAGTTGATACCAATAAATTCTTTGGCTCCTATCAACAAGGACAGCCTGAACTCGTCACAAACTGCTATGATACTCAAACGATCAACTGGCGTGTAATGTCGATAAATCCCGGAAACGATGTACAGATTAACAGGTTTACTGGTGAAATGGTAAACATGCAAGTCTGTGTACCCAAAAAGCTTGGAACGGTTCAAGATACGTTCTGGCAAGGGATTGTCCAATCTAGGGGAGCGTTGAGACGTTACCAATACTCGATTGAACTAATTTTTAACGGAACCAAAACCTTGAATTTTGACCCGTACATCAATGTAAGAGGGTAA
- a CDS encoding response regulator transcription factor codes for MLKAVTVIDSYSVLVVDDDQDIVESLSIYLRQEGYDVLRAYDGLQALEIINTQPVHLLLMDIMMPKLDGIKATLKIREEKNIPIIIVSAKSEDIDKIHGLTVGADDYVTKPFNPLELLARVKSQLRRYTTLGNMDQNHAASKIVIGGLQVDPECKSVTVDGEFVKVTPLEYGILELLCRHPNRVFSAEEIYRRVWNEEGFVNDNTIAVHVRRIREKIEINPKEPKYLKVVWGVGYRIEKN; via the coding sequence ATGTTAAAGGCGGTGACGGTCATCGACTCGTACAGCGTTTTGGTGGTGGATGATGATCAAGATATCGTGGAAAGCTTGTCCATCTACCTCCGTCAAGAAGGCTATGATGTCTTGAGGGCCTATGACGGACTGCAAGCATTGGAGATCATCAACACTCAGCCGGTTCACCTGTTGCTTATGGACATTATGATGCCGAAGTTGGACGGCATCAAAGCGACATTGAAGATTCGGGAAGAGAAAAACATTCCCATCATTATCGTGTCGGCCAAATCGGAGGACATAGATAAAATCCACGGCCTCACCGTGGGGGCGGACGACTATGTCACCAAACCCTTCAATCCCTTGGAATTGTTGGCGCGAGTCAAGTCGCAATTGCGGCGCTACACGACCCTGGGGAATATGGACCAGAATCATGCTGCCTCGAAAATCGTCATCGGCGGACTGCAGGTGGACCCTGAGTGCAAGAGTGTAACGGTGGACGGAGAATTCGTCAAGGTAACGCCGTTGGAATACGGCATATTGGAGCTTTTATGCAGGCATCCCAACCGGGTTTTCTCTGCGGAAGAGATCTACCGCCGGGTGTGGAACGAAGAAGGCTTTGTCAATGACAACACCATCGCCGTCCATGTACGCAGAATTCGAGAGAAAATCGAGATCAATCCGAAGGAACCGAAGTATTTGAAGGTGGTGTGGGGTGTTGGATACCGGATTGAAAAAAACTAG
- a CDS encoding sensor histidine kinase, with translation MDTGLKKTSLFPLGKAFVFLMVVVSFGIAATMFANLVKNVDSLEVLSEQEYVNSSELSRYQQQFLADLNQLLTYGNEDNIKAGNSINKKEFEIRKQQIFDEWYAETVRLTGLADPPRDEESSVPTVDRKPQKSQALKIKFEQEMAGKLADLHQEMIDDELREYRSLLQRVRNQPGLDYFATNGVVTYSNTAQRDRNYFTGFQAYDVVDKSGSMIYPTKKNNADIYGSPSDYSPNNTIYLAVKDEYLDQKQEEWFRQYALLQYGIKVISGSVLLISLGLLYLIWGTGRGKDGEAIQVQLIDRLYTDIALFGIFAVVFTWAALMFQLIQSNVLAAPLLYLDFRRSEFLSSMLFSMISCSLGLWLLLSLVRRLKNRSFVKESLTYQVVSNIWTMLRIVLTSGPIMIKISAAIVLLVVSVFVLSASMVTAGSRLGFLFFFLILSALTVFVLYYTISAIKPLQAIMDGVQIIKGGQLDHAIVINEHSFFASLAKDVNTLADGLKRALDKEIKAEKMKSELVTNVSHDLKTPLTSIINYADLLSQETLIPEVANEYVAVIKKKSERLKQMTQDLFEISRIQSGNITMEMERIDLAVLLNQTLAEFEEQMEASDLEFKVNAPEGQALVLADGKRLSRVLENLLQNILKYALVKTRVYLTVSADENHAYVECKNIANYEMTFSEDEILERFVRGDQARTTEGSGLGLAIAQSNVTACGGLLKVIVDGDLFKVLITLNKASSDVDAPGVNDGVN, from the coding sequence TTGGATACCGGATTGAAAAAAACTAGCCTTTTCCCCCTTGGAAAGGCCTTCGTCTTTTTGATGGTGGTGGTCAGTTTTGGCATCGCCGCAACCATGTTCGCTAACCTTGTGAAAAACGTGGACAGCCTGGAAGTCTTATCCGAACAGGAGTATGTCAATTCAAGCGAATTATCGCGCTACCAGCAGCAGTTTTTGGCGGATCTGAATCAGTTGCTTACGTACGGAAATGAAGACAATATAAAAGCCGGCAATAGCATCAATAAAAAGGAATTTGAGATTCGAAAGCAGCAAATCTTTGACGAATGGTATGCGGAGACGGTACGGTTGACGGGGCTCGCCGACCCTCCGAGGGACGAAGAGTCGAGCGTTCCAACAGTGGATAGGAAGCCGCAAAAATCTCAGGCGCTCAAAATTAAATTTGAACAGGAAATGGCCGGGAAACTGGCCGACCTTCATCAAGAAATGATTGACGATGAGCTCCGGGAGTATCGTTCCCTTTTACAGCGAGTGAGGAATCAACCGGGTCTCGATTACTTTGCCACCAACGGTGTTGTTACCTATAGCAATACAGCGCAAAGGGATCGTAACTACTTTACCGGATTTCAAGCCTACGATGTAGTGGACAAAAGTGGATCAATGATCTACCCGACAAAGAAAAACAATGCTGATATTTACGGTTCACCCTCCGACTACTCGCCAAATAACACGATTTATTTGGCTGTCAAAGATGAGTACCTGGATCAAAAACAGGAAGAATGGTTTCGACAGTATGCCCTTTTGCAGTACGGCATCAAGGTCATCTCAGGATCTGTTTTGCTGATCAGTCTAGGTCTCCTCTACCTAATCTGGGGAACAGGTAGAGGGAAGGATGGGGAAGCGATACAGGTTCAACTCATTGACCGGCTGTACACGGATATCGCTCTTTTCGGTATCTTTGCCGTGGTCTTCACATGGGCGGCTCTGATGTTCCAACTGATTCAAAGCAACGTTTTGGCTGCGCCGCTGCTCTATTTGGACTTCCGGCGATCGGAATTCCTGTCATCCATGCTGTTTAGCATGATCAGCTGCAGTCTGGGGTTATGGTTGCTGTTATCGCTGGTGCGGCGCTTGAAAAACAGGAGTTTCGTCAAAGAGAGCTTGACCTATCAGGTGGTCTCTAATATCTGGACCATGCTTAGGATCGTTTTGACGTCAGGTCCCATCATGATCAAAATCTCCGCAGCCATCGTGCTTCTGGTGGTCTCCGTATTCGTTTTGTCCGCTTCGATGGTTACCGCCGGTTCAAGGCTAGGGTTCCTCTTCTTTTTCTTGATTCTTAGCGCGTTGACGGTGTTCGTCCTGTATTACACCATTTCCGCCATAAAGCCGCTACAAGCGATCATGGACGGTGTCCAAATCATTAAAGGGGGACAACTGGATCATGCAATCGTGATCAACGAGCACAGCTTTTTTGCTTCGTTAGCGAAAGACGTCAATACCCTGGCCGATGGGCTAAAGCGCGCCTTGGACAAAGAGATCAAAGCGGAAAAAATGAAGTCTGAACTGGTGACCAACGTTTCGCACGATCTGAAGACACCGCTCACTTCGATTATCAACTACGCCGATTTGCTTTCTCAGGAAACGCTGATTCCAGAGGTCGCCAACGAATATGTGGCAGTCATCAAGAAGAAGAGTGAACGGTTAAAACAGATGACCCAGGACTTGTTTGAAATCTCCCGGATACAAAGCGGCAACATCACCATGGAAATGGAACGCATTGATTTGGCGGTCTTGCTCAACCAAACCCTGGCCGAGTTCGAAGAACAAATGGAAGCGTCAGATCTCGAATTCAAAGTGAACGCCCCGGAGGGCCAGGCCCTTGTCCTGGCCGACGGAAAACGGCTTTCCCGGGTGCTGGAGAATTTGCTCCAGAATATATTGAAATACGCACTGGTCAAGACGAGGGTCTACCTTACCGTATCGGCTGATGAAAATCATGCCTACGTGGAATGCAAAAACATCGCCAATTACGAGATGACTTTCAGTGAAGATGAAATTCTGGAGCGCTTTGTTCGGGGTGATCAGGCGAGAACCACCGAAGGCAGCGGGCTTGGGCTCGCCATTGCACAAAGCAATGTAACTGCTTGCGGCGGCCTATTAAAAGTGATCGTCGATGGAGACCTGTTTAAGGTGTTGATCACATTAAATAAAGCTTCGTCAGATGTCGATGCGCCGGGAGTCAACGATGGAGTGAACTGA
- a CDS encoding PH domain-containing protein, translating to MYFRAKKDFSHFFMAFFVYAGGITYGVLIQHNSVAIMYAIILAAFLFLIYFTTGYTLQEKALFIQLGPIKRTIPYGEMRRVRKAFGLQPGPALSLDKLEIVYGDRMDHVFISPERDSVFLHELKQRCPRLKIEGVTSEIEAIDNESV from the coding sequence TTGTATTTTCGCGCAAAAAAAGACTTCTCGCATTTTTTTATGGCTTTTTTCGTGTACGCTGGAGGAATTACCTACGGCGTGTTGATCCAGCATAATTCAGTAGCAATAATGTATGCGATCATTTTGGCGGCGTTTTTATTTTTGATCTATTTCACCACGGGATATACGCTACAGGAGAAGGCATTGTTTATCCAACTAGGACCAATAAAAAGGACGATCCCCTACGGCGAAATGCGTAGAGTGAGAAAAGCCTTTGGCTTGCAACCTGGACCTGCGCTCTCCCTGGATAAGCTTGAGATCGTCTATGGTGATCGGATGGATCATGTCTTTATTTCTCCGGAAAGGGACAGTGTTTTTTTGCATGAGTTGAAACAGCGATGCCCTCGGTTAAAGATAGAAGGTGTTACGTCAGAGATCGAGGCGATCGACAATGAAAGCGTATAA
- a CDS encoding DUF6803 family protein encodes MAMTHYMELLAVNQPWNLILFMAIPVILAETVAITELFILFNRQGGNMLRLINKTAGIVGGVYFLGVFLYLLQSAVIPLTLSGQWRGPADVIAVGFYLAGVIPLVGMALLDLNIIGKQRDENGKLKLHATFVAIFLVVAHVAMIFGMLDPNLLMGAPSSQAMPQHSMH; translated from the coding sequence ATGGCAATGACGCATTATATGGAACTGCTGGCAGTCAATCAACCGTGGAACCTGATCCTGTTCATGGCGATCCCGGTTATCCTCGCCGAAACGGTTGCGATTACAGAGTTGTTTATCCTCTTCAACCGTCAAGGCGGCAACATGCTTCGGTTGATCAACAAAACGGCAGGCATCGTTGGCGGCGTCTACTTCCTCGGTGTATTCCTCTATCTCCTCCAATCGGCCGTCATTCCCCTTACCCTCAGCGGACAGTGGCGAGGTCCGGCCGATGTGATCGCCGTCGGCTTCTATTTGGCCGGTGTCATCCCCCTTGTGGGAATGGCGTTGCTCGACTTGAACATCATCGGCAAACAACGAGACGAGAATGGGAAACTGAAGCTGCACGCCACCTTTGTCGCTATTTTCCTCGTCGTCGCCCATGTGGCCATGATCTTTGGCATGCTAGACCCCAACTTGCTGATGGGCGCACCGTCCTCACAAGCGATGCCGCAACATTCCATGCATTAA